One Mugil cephalus isolate CIBA_MC_2020 chromosome 12, CIBA_Mcephalus_1.1, whole genome shotgun sequence DNA segment encodes these proteins:
- the LOC125017422 gene encoding integrin beta-2-like: MDRHLLLLLLLMMEQNALCQQQQTCTKSVVNSCSDCIRSGPFCAWCQKLNFTKPGEQEAVRCDTKDQLKQKGCDGEEIISPLNSQDITKSDPLSMSFDRQEPVQMSPQKINLQLRPGLPQTFRVSFKRVEGYPVDLYYLMDLSYSMKDDLQKIKELGNDLFAALKRITRHAQIGFGAFVDKTVLPYTNTNKEKLAKPCDENDQQCQAAFGYRHVLSMTSVEREFERKVAAQFISGNLDSPEGSLDAMMQAAVCGDKIGWRNSSTRLIVLATDAGFHMAGDGKLAGILEPNDEQCHMENDLYVKSSEMDYPSVGQLAAALEKHNIQPIFAVTQNVETVYKELSKIIPKSEVGVLSSDSRNVIQLIERAYNSLSSKITVTHDSLPDNVRVVYTPICDKPGPAGDSKGVCNNVPEAQTIHFDVTVTVDSCIEDKSFTISPLGIKDTLTVTLSTNCKCPCENSEVKTHQHCSHKGSIICGICNCNAGFIGQFCECSIGDKDEGSLRASCQRNNGTECEGRGDCVCGRCQCHNTESGSSIYGEFCECDNDHCEKFQNKQCGGNGDCKCGTCDCYSDFEGSACQCRKSDEACRTSDNTVCYGRGSCVCNRCECKEGYQPPLCKTSLGCPDPCQTKWNCIECLAFGTGPFEKNCSTECRNTKVKKVDQFTLSTKECQQKDSEGCWIKFKLDQLVGEDNYRAEVLEQRECPEPHTAAIIAGSAVRITFIGIVILMLIKVLLYMKDLKDFKKFENERKKSEWREDYDPILHTATTNMANPTFTGE; this comes from the exons ATGGATCGTCATTTGCTGTTACTTCTGCTCCTCATGATGGAGCAGAATG CGCTGTGTCAGCAACAACAAACCTGCACAAAGTCAGTCGTCAACTCCTGCAGTGACTGTATCAGATCTGGGCCGTTCTGTGCATGGTGCCAAAAGCTG AATTTCACCAAACCAGGAGAGCAGGAAGCAGTGCGCTGTGACACCAAAGACCAGTTGAAACAAAAGGGCTGCGACGGTGAAGAAATCATCTCTCCTTTGAACTCTCAAGACATTACCAAGAGTGATCCTCTGTCTATGTCTTTTGACCGTCAAGAACCAGTCCAGATGAGTCCTCAGAAAATTAACCTGCAGCTGCGTCCGG GGCTTCCACAAACCTTCCGTGTTTCTTTTAAGAGAGTTGAGGGTTATCCAGTGGACCTCTACTACCTGATGGACCTGTCTTACTCCATGAAAGATGATTTGCAGAAAATCAAAGAACTCGGCAATGATCTTTTTGCTGCTCTAAAAAGAATCACTCGGCATGCTCAAATAG GATTTGGTGCCTTTGTTGATAAGACAGTCCTTCCttacaccaacaccaacaaggAAAAATTGGCAAAGCCATGTGATGAGAATGACCAGCAGTGTCAGGCTGCCTTTGGCTACAGACATGTGCTCAGTATGACATCAGTGGAGAGGGAGTTTGAAAGGAAAGTGGCAGCTCAGTTCATTTCTGGGAACCTTGACTCTCCTGAAGGGAGTCTGGATGCCATGATGCAGGCTGCTGTATGTGGG GATAAAATTGGTtggagaaacagcagcactCGGCTTATTGTGCTGGCCACTGATGCTGGATTCCACATGGCTGGAGATGGAAAATTGGCTGGAATACTGGAACCCAATGATGAACAGTGTCATATGGAAAATGATCTTTATGTCAAGAGCAGTGAGATG GACTACCCATCTGTTGGACAACTTGCTGCGGCGTTGGAAAAGCACAATATTCAGCCAATATTTGCAGTGACACAAAATGTGGAGACTGTGTATAAG GAACTCTCCAAAATTATTCCAAAATCTGAAGTGGGAGTCCTGTCATCAGATTCCAGAAATGTTATTCAGTTGATTGAGAGAGCCTACAAT AGTTTGTCCTCTAAAATAACCGTGACTCATGACAGTCTTCCTGACAATGTAAGAGTTGTCTACACCCCAATATGTGATAAACCAGGACCAGCAGGAGACAGCAAAGGAGTTTGTAACAATGTGCCTGAGGCACAAACG ATACATTTTGATGTTACTGTGACTGTAGACTCATGTATAGAGGATAAGTCTTTCACTATCAGTCCACTGGGCATTAAAGACACACTGACGGTGACTTTATCTACCAACTGCAAGTGTCCATGTGAAAActcagaagtcaaaactcaccAACATTGCAGTCACAAGGGAAGCATCATCTGTGGTATTTGCAA TTGCAATGCCGGTTTCATTGGTCAGTTCTGTGAATGCTCCATTGGTGATAAAGACGAAGGCTCTCTGCGAGCTTCCTGCCAGAGAAATAACGGCACGGAGTGTGAGGGTCGAGGGGACTGTGTATGCGGCAGGTGCCAGTGCCACAACACGGAGAGTGGAAGCAGCATCTATGGTGAATTCTGCGAGTGTGACAATGACCACTGTGAAAAGTTCCAGAATAAGCAATGTGGAG GAAATGGTGATTGCAAATGTGGAACATGTGACTGTTACTCTGACTTTGAGGGCAGTGCCTGTCAATGCAGAAAGTCTGATGAGGCCTGTCGTACCTCAGACAACACAGTGTGTTATGGCAGAGGGTCCTGTGTGTGTAACCGCTGTGAGTGTAAAGAGGGATACCAGCCTCCACTCTGCAAGACATCTCTCGGCTGCCCAGACCCATGTCAGACCAAGTG GAATTGCATTGAATGTCTCGCCTTTGGCACCGGTCCCTTTGAAAAAAACTGTAGCACAGAGTGTAGGAATACCAAGGTAAAGAAGGTAGACCAATTCACCTTATCAACCAAGGAGTGTCAGCAGAAGGACAGTGAGGGATGCTGGATCAAATTTAAGCTGGACCAGTTGGTTGGAGAAGATAACTACAGAGCTGAAGTTTTGGAACAGAGAG AATGTCCAGAACCACACACAGCAGCGATTATCGCAGGCTCTGCTGTGCGAATTACTTTTATTGGCATTGTGATACTGATGCTCATCAAGGTGCTCCTCTACATGAAGGACCTGAAAGATTTCAAGAAATTTgagaatgaaaggaagaaatCTGAGTGGAGAGAG GATTACGACCCGATCTTGCACACTGCCACCACCAACATGGCCAATCCTACATTCACTGGAGAATGA